Proteins encoded within one genomic window of Agelaius phoeniceus isolate bAgePho1 chromosome Z, bAgePho1.hap1, whole genome shotgun sequence:
- the LOC143692111 gene encoding SWI/SNF-related matrix-associated actin-dependent regulator of chromatin subfamily A member 5-like translates to MKYHPNGYYSFLYPLSKTAEMNEKLSKMGESSLRNFTMDTESSVYNFEGEDYREKQKLAFTEWIEPPKRERKANYAVDAYFREALRVSEPKAPKAPRPPKQPNVQDFQFFPPRLFELLEKEILYDRKTIGYKVPRNPDLPNAAQAQKEEQLKIDEAEPLNDEELEEKEKLLTRVLSVLQ, encoded by the exons ATGAAGTACCATCCAAATGGCTACTATTCTTTTCTGTATCCCCTGTCCAAGACTGCGGAAATGAATGAAAAACTTTCAAAGATGGGTGAAAGCTCCCTTAGGAATTTTACTATGGATACTGAATCTAGCGTGTATAATTTTGAAGGGGAAGactacagagaaaaacagaag ttGGCATTTACAGAGTGGATTGAACCAcctaaaagagaaagaaaagccaatTATGCTGTGGATGCTTACTTCAGAGAGGCTCTTCGAGTCAGTGAACCAAAAGCACCCAAG GCTCCACGGCCTCCAAAACAGCCAAATGTACAGGACTTCCAGTTCTTTCCTCCTCGCCTGTTTGAACTGTTGGAAAAAGAGATTCTCTACGACAGGAAAACAATTGGTTACAAG GTACCTCGTAATCCTGATCTCCCAAATGCAGCCCAAGCACAAAAGGAAGAGCAGCTTAAGATTGATGAGGCTGAACCTCTTAATGATGAagaactggaagaaaaagagaaacttcTAACCCGGGTATTGTCGGTTCTTCAGTGA